A single window of Drosophila suzukii chromosome 3, CBGP_Dsuzu_IsoJpt1.0, whole genome shotgun sequence DNA harbors:
- the LOC139352864 gene encoding zinc finger and SCAN domain-containing protein 29-like encodes MESKRSFWSDAEVTELLGLVKENNILSKLDRKTKRNNLVYRGLAESMKAKNMIKSRDQIKTKLRMLKKSYFEVKRSNAVSGAARKRCTHFEELEEMYGTRPVSHAVGVESSEEGFVAIGVFDDLANEVLTETEDIDDSSSTVDAPELLVETSMPSSR; translated from the coding sequence ATGGAATCGAAAAGATCGTTTTGGTCAGACGCCGAGGTTACCGAGCTGCTTGGCCTGGTgaaggaaaataatatattgagCAAGCTCGATAGGAAGACCAAGCGAAACAACCTAGTTTACAGGGGCCTCGCAGAATCGATGAAAGCTAAAAATATGATCAAATCCAGAGACCAAATCAAAACCAAGCTGCGAATGTTGAAGAAATCATATTTTGAAGTAAAGCGCAGCAATGCAGTCAGTGGGGCTGCCAGGAAAAGGTGCACCCATTTCGAGGAGCTCGAGGAGATGTATGGGACTCGCCCGGTGTCTCACGCTGTAGGTGTTGAATCATCGGAGGAGGGATTTGTGGCAATCGGTGTCTTCGATGACCTGGCCAATGAAGTCCTCACCGAAACAGAGGATATTGATGATTCCAGTTCTACTGTTGATGCACCTGAACTCCTGGTAGAGACATCTATGCCTAGCAGCCGCTAA